In Brassica rapa cultivar Chiifu-401-42 chromosome A06, CAAS_Brap_v3.01, whole genome shotgun sequence, a single window of DNA contains:
- the LOC103871465 gene encoding E3 ubiquitin ligase BIG BROTHER-related-like: MRINFDHEIDNNPQPEEAGTITVTATIFGDDDEFDTPFTTRSHSIQDVFGCDEDEDSDCQIVRELKCFLLVEANIDDDDVIGDAMRKLVAYIDGVACFTSNSGYSLECALSVQMDLFPDSRSQIEEAIQVSFDETSNNTRFIPASKVVVKTLIRKVYKKKIEKENMNKKKKKKKISLEECTICLEEFKNGGRVVPLACGHEFDEECIVKWLETSHVCPLCRYELPCEDQMN; the protein is encoded by the coding sequence ATGAGAATCAATTTCGACCACGAAATCGATAACAATCCTCAACCGGAAGAAGCTGGCACGATCACAGTCACTGCCACGATCTTTGGCGACGATGATGAGTTTGACACGCCATTCACGACTAGGTCGCACTCCATACAAGACGTATTCGGTTGTGATGAGGACGAAGACTCCGACTGTCAGATCGTACGGGAATTGAAGTGTTTCCTCCTGGTGGAAGCCAATATCGACGATGACGACGTTATTGGTGATGCGATGAGGAAACTAGTTGCCTACATTGACGGTGTAGCTTGTTTCACAAGTAACAGTGGCTATTCTCTTGAATGTGCTTTATCGGTTCAGATGGATCTTTTTCCTGATTCTCGGTCTCAGATTGAAGAAGCCATTCAAGTCTCGTTCGACGAGACAAGTAATAACACCCGGTTTATACCCGCTAGCAAGGTCGTGGTCAAAACCCTAATAAGGAAAGTATACAAGAAGAAGATCGAAAAGGAAAAcatgaacaagaagaagaaaaagaagaagattagcTTGGAAGAGTGCACAATTTGTTTGGAGGAGTTTAAGAATGGAGGAAGAGTTGTGCCTTTAGCTTGTGGACATGAGTTTGACGAGGAGTGTATCGTGAAGTGGCTTGAGACCAGTCATGTTTGTCCATTGTGTCGTTACGAGCTGCCATGTGAAGATCAAATGAATTAA
- the LOC103871466 gene encoding vacuolar protein sorting-associated protein 26C — protein sequence MTTTTTVTVKLSRSNRIYRSSEPVEGKIVIKSPNSISHQAIRLSVNGSVNLQVRGGSAGVIESFYGVIKPIQIVKKTIQVRSSGRIPPGTTEIPFSVNLRESGESIAEKFYETFHGTNINIQYLLTVDIPRGYLHKPLSATMEFIIESGRVDLPERPLPPEMVIFYITQDTQRHPLLPEIKSGGFRVTGKLATQCSLQDPLSGELTVEASSVPITSIDIHLLRVESIIVGERIVTEISLIQSTQIADGDVCRKMTLPIYVLLPRLLMCPSIFAGPFSVEFKVCITISFKSKLAKAQPKSDPTAPRLWMALERLPLELVRTKRDQFSC from the exons atgacgacgacgacgacggtgACCGTCAAGCTTTCTCGTTCAAATCGAATCTACCGCTCTTCA GAACCAGTAGAAGGAAAAATCGTGATAAAATCTCCCAACTCGATCTCCCACCAAGCTATACGTTTATCAGTCAACGGATCAGTCAATTTGCAG GTGCGTGGAGGCTCAGCTGGAGTTATAGAGTCTTTCTATGGCGTCATCAAACCTATCCAAATAGT AAAGAAGACGATCCAAGTCAGATCTTCTGGGAGAATCCCTCCCGGAACTACAGAG ATACCTTTCTCTGTGAATCTGAGGGAGTCTGGGGAAAGCATTGCAGAAAAGTTCTATGAGACGTTTCATGGAACTAATATTAACATCCAG TATCTACTTACTGTAGATATACCGCGAGGATACTTGCATAAACCTTTATCTGCAACAATGGAGTTTATAATCGAGAGTGGTAGag TTGATCTTCCTGAGAGGCCGCTTCCTCCAGAAATGGTTATCTTCTATATCACTCAAGACACTCAGAGACATCCGTTGCTTCCCGAGATTAAGTCAG GTGGTTTCCGGGTTACTGGAAAATTAGCGACTCAATGCTCTTTGCAGGATCCACTTAGTGGCGAGTTAACAGTGGAAGCATCTTCAGTTCCTATTACTTCTATCGACATTCACCTACTCCGCGTTGAGTCGATAATTGTGGGGGAGAGAATTGTTACTGAGATCTCTTTGATTCAGTCTACACAG ATTGCAGATGGAGATGTGTGCCGTAAGATGACACTGCCAATTTACGTTCTACTTCCTCGGCTTCTGATGTGTCCATCCATTTTCGCAGG CCCCTTCTCAGTGGAGTTCAAGGTGTGCATCACCATCAGTTTCAAGTCGAAGCTAGCCAAAGCACAACCGAAATCCGATCCTACGGCTCCAAGACTATGg ATGGCACTGGAGAGACTACCGCTAGAACTTGTTCGGACAAAGCGAGATCAGTTCAGTTGCTAG